One genomic segment of Primulina eburnea isolate SZY01 unplaced genomic scaffold, ASM2296580v1 ctg857_ERROPOS3498143, whole genome shotgun sequence includes these proteins:
- the LOC140822473 gene encoding uncharacterized protein, with protein sequence MVSCSNNSTAEEAEVAEQTKYFKSQYLSSDIKKPASPKDPLDLCFPELEDIPTAFSDSFLDFDSINSWFVEVKPEIDGVHKMADSGEHPVGSGSDKSEFKAAVEGLEIGGDELCGKDLVGVELSGGVSGQEKCETGGVTRSEVMGSELVDSKIIDEGVFSRGELCKNSVDLGCSIDEQLGKVNLDEPLNASIISKIVENVSGTIRGVDDVAKGDVLNNGERIKCGISGVTDGGGSGVKSHEVVNDKGGNSIDDSESEDESSSSSSSSSSSDDEDECDEDSGDMAGGKISSNKEGREIDVEEGEILLTDADELVGWSDNENDEDGGIGAAGPVTSKNELKILPPVASVTVTLQPHHQTLPVGIILSIIGAQVIVEGIEKHNPLNEGSILWITESRSPLGIIDEIFGPVKNPYYVVRYNFESEVPSNIQQGTSISFVSEFANHVLNDKSLYQKGYDASGENDEELSDELEFSDDEKEAVYKKMLKMKKRGTSESRPGSKRKDKRQFKSQPGNWKSSQVPSSKTPHFSDNLPIAESLNNGSSAGLGLAFNANQAIVPPLPVQTPMPGFCAPNGSWGIGFLGQQPLNIGDLSGVPAAANFMQWMQPNQPAFRLHQMPPVQNSTIPGLPFNFSSSVNQPNFGGFPAFTPWLGLPNQNVFNQSSTGIGSQTPLPQDVVQQEFQFDGSQVSNSLQPSPINSGNPQNFNRFRGGGRRGHNRGGRHYGGGRGTSRGR encoded by the exons ATGGTTAGTTGCTCGAACAATTCTACAGCTGAAGAGGCAGAAGTAGCAGAGCAGACCAAATACTTCAAGAGTCAATATTTATCGTCAGATATCAAGAAACCAGCTTCACCAAAGGACCCACTCGATCTCTGTTTTCCTGAGCTCGAGGATATCCCTACGGCCTTTTCTGATTCTTTTCTTGATTTTGACTCAATCAACAGCTGGTTTGTTGAGGTAAAACCTGAGATTGACGGCGTCCACAAAATGGCTGATTCGGGAGAACATCCAGTCGGTTCTGGGTCAGATAAAAGTGAATTTAAGGCTGCCGTGGAGGGTTTGGAAATTGGAGGCGATGAGCTTTGCGGTAAAGATTTAGTTGGAGTTGAATTGAGTGGAGGGGTTTCGGGGCAAGAGAAGTGCGAGACTGGGGGTGTTACTAGGAGTGAAGTAATGGGTAGTGAGTTGGTTGACAGCAAAATAATTGATGAAGGGGTTTTTAGTAGAGGTGAGCTATGTAAAAATTCGGTGGATTTGGGGTGTTCTATCGATGAGCAGCTGGGAAAAGTAAACTTAGACGAGCCGCTGAATGCTTCGATTATTTCGAAGATTGTTGAGAATGTAAGTGGTACAATTAGAGGGGTGGATGATGTTGCTAAAGGTGATGTGTTGAATAATGGTGAAAGGATCAAATGTGGTATAAGTGGTGTAACGGATGGTGGTGGAAGTGGGGTGAAGAGCCATGAAGTGGTGAATGATAAAGGTGGCAACAGTATTGATGATTCAGAGTCCGAGGATGAAAGTTCATCGTCGTCGTCGTCATCTTCTAGTAGTGATGATGAGGATGAATGTGATGAGGACAGCGGAGATATGGCTGGTGGAAAGATATCCAGTAATAAGGAAGGAAGAGAGATTGATGTAGAAGAAGGTGAAATTTTGTTAACTGATGCAGATGAACTGGTTGGTTGGAGCGataatgaaaatgatgaagatGGTGGAATTGGAGCTGCAGGGCCCGTCACATCTAAGAATGAGCTTAAG ATTCTACCACCCGTTGCTTCTGTCACCGTGACCTTGCAACCACATCATCAGACCCTTCCTGTTGGAATTATTTTGTCG ATCATAGGGGCCCAGGTTATCGTGGAAGGGATCGAGAAACACAATCCTCTCAATGAGGGCTCGATTCTTTGGATTACTGAAAGCAGATCACCACTTGGGATAATAGATGAAATTTTTGGGCCTGTCAAGAATCCTTATTATGTTGTCAGATACAATTTTGAGAGTGAAGTTCCATCCAACATCCAGCAAGGGACTTCAATCTCATTTGTTTCTGAATTTGCAAATCATGTGCTCAATGACAAGAGTCTTTACCAGAAAGGGTATGACGCATCTGGTGAAAATGATGAGGAATTGTCGGACGAGTTGGAATTCTCAGATGATGAAAAAGAGGCTGTGTACAAGAAGATGCTTAAAATGAAGAAGAGAGGAACAAGCGAATCAAGGCCTGGATCTAAACGAAAGGATAAGAGACAGTTCAAGAGTCAACCGGGTAATTGGAAGAGCAGTCAAGTTCCTTCATCAAAAACTCCACATTTTAGTGATAATCTACCAATAGCTGAATCCTTAAATAATGGAAGCTCGGCTGGTCTTGGACTAGCCTTTAATGCTAATCAAGCCATTGTTCCTCCGTTACCTGTTCAGACACCCATGCCTGGTTTTTGTGCTCCTAATGGGAGTTGGGGTATTGGGTTTCTCGGCCAACAGCCGTTAAATATAGGTGACCTCTCTGGTGTACCAGCAGCAGCAAATTTTATGCAGTGGATGCAACCGAATCAACCTGCTTTTCGGTTACATCAAATGCCTCCTGTACAAAACAGTACCATTCCAGGATTGCCTTTTAACTTTAGTTCTTCTGTTAATCAACCAAATTTCGGTGGGTTTCCAGCATTTACACCCTGGCTTGGTCTTCCAAATCAGAATGTGTTCAATCAGTCATCCACGGGAATAGGTTCACAGACTCCTCTGCCCCAGGATGTGGTACAGCAAGAATTTCAGTTTGACGGATCACAAGTTAGTAATAGTTTGCAGCCGTCCCCTATTAATTCTGGGAATCCCCAGAATTTTAATCGATTCCGTGGTGGGGGTAGAAGAGGGCATAATAGAGGTGGGCGACATTACGGTGGTGGGAGAGGCACATCTCGAGGTCGTTAG